The following proteins are co-located in the Legionella busanensis genome:
- a CDS encoding DUF892 family protein has protein sequence MTTLVGTQEHFKDALYELCELDYDAIEAYEAAINRVDNAEYRSKLTEFKNDHQRHVQEITALLESHQEKAPDGPSLKQLLTQGKVVLANMLGDEAILKAMISNEVDTNTAYERINSHKYIWPDSVEILSRGWADERRHKQWLESVTNQR, from the coding sequence ATGACAACATTAGTTGGAACCCAAGAGCATTTTAAGGATGCCTTATACGAGCTTTGTGAACTTGATTATGATGCTATTGAAGCTTATGAAGCAGCTATCAATCGAGTTGATAATGCTGAGTACCGTAGTAAATTAACTGAATTTAAAAATGATCATCAAAGGCATGTCCAAGAAATAACAGCACTCTTAGAAAGCCATCAAGAAAAAGCCCCTGATGGACCTAGTCTTAAACAATTACTTACCCAAGGTAAAGTGGTATTAGCAAATATGCTTGGTGATGAAGCTATTTTAAAAGCGATGATAAGCAATGAAGTAGATACAAATACAGCTTATGAACGCATTAATTCTCACAAGTATATATGGCCTGATTCTGTTGAAATATTAAGCAGGGGATGGGCTGATGAGAGACGTCATAAACAATGGCTGGAATCAGTAACGAATCAACGATAA
- a CDS encoding hemerythrin domain-containing protein → MTIFTYLKKDHRVAKELINKILHLDPHATEQRDDLFNQLKKEIIIHSKAEEKVFYKPLKKEEATKEEIPHAKEEHEEVEQMLDRLSDKTLNGAAWTKLFQKMADSLMHHIEEEENEIFKDAKKELSSDEAQEMELAMQKEKKIIEKKMDIPLRNEEDK, encoded by the coding sequence ATGACCATTTTTACCTATCTAAAAAAAGATCATCGGGTAGCTAAAGAACTGATTAATAAAATATTGCACTTAGATCCCCATGCTACTGAGCAACGAGACGATTTATTTAATCAATTAAAAAAAGAAATTATTATTCATAGTAAAGCTGAAGAAAAAGTATTTTATAAGCCTTTAAAAAAGGAAGAAGCAACTAAAGAAGAAATTCCACATGCTAAAGAAGAGCATGAAGAAGTTGAGCAAATGTTAGATCGTTTATCAGATAAAACTCTAAATGGTGCTGCTTGGACAAAGTTATTTCAAAAAATGGCAGATTCTTTAATGCATCATATTGAAGAAGAAGAAAATGAAATTTTCAAAGATGCTAAAAAAGAATTATCTTCTGATGAAGCACAGGAAATGGAATTAGCCATGCAAAAGGAAAAGAAAATCATTGAAAAGAAAATGGATATTCCACTTCGTAATGAAGAAGATAAGTAG
- the apbC gene encoding iron-sulfur cluster carrier protein ApbC: MTISSYSGEILQTTKDELLNLTAAEMDFKFNEEKEGSHLAVYLQAGFPVNFLQKHYLPTIKAKLEHIYPSLKIDVHLDSFIKAHQTQLAGKGLRGVKNTIAIASGKGGVGKSTVTVNLATALARAGARVGILDADIYGPSIPLMLGQHKPVEISGEHYLPVKAHGIEAMSIGYLMPSDEQALIWRGPMLAKSLIQMLNLTLWDELDYLFIDLPPGTGDIQLSLVQKIPLTGAVVITTPQPVATLDAQKAIQMFAKTNINVLGIVENMSYHNCSQCGHQDRLFGEGGGQKLASNFNLPLLGQLPLDQHIRNHCDIGQPTAILANNELSTIFTKTALNLAINIAKKPLNYADRFPPIVVE; the protein is encoded by the coding sequence ATGACTATTTCTTCTTACTCTGGTGAGATTTTACAAACAACTAAAGACGAACTTCTTAATTTAACGGCCGCAGAAATGGACTTTAAATTTAATGAAGAGAAAGAAGGAAGTCACCTTGCAGTTTATCTACAGGCAGGTTTTCCAGTTAATTTCTTACAAAAACATTATCTACCTACTATTAAAGCGAAATTGGAACATATTTACCCTTCTTTAAAAATTGATGTTCATCTAGACTCTTTTATTAAAGCCCATCAAACGCAATTGGCAGGTAAAGGATTACGAGGCGTTAAGAATACAATTGCCATAGCCTCAGGTAAGGGTGGTGTAGGTAAATCAACTGTGACAGTTAATTTAGCTACCGCATTAGCGCGTGCTGGTGCACGTGTAGGAATTTTAGACGCTGATATTTATGGACCTAGCATCCCTTTAATGCTCGGCCAACATAAACCAGTTGAAATTAGTGGAGAACATTATTTACCTGTTAAAGCGCATGGCATTGAAGCAATGTCAATTGGCTATCTCATGCCAAGTGACGAGCAAGCATTAATCTGGCGTGGTCCCATGCTTGCTAAATCTCTTATTCAAATGTTGAATTTAACCTTATGGGACGAACTAGATTATTTATTTATTGATCTTCCTCCCGGTACAGGCGATATTCAATTAAGCTTGGTACAGAAAATTCCTTTAACAGGCGCTGTTGTTATTACTACACCTCAACCCGTAGCAACACTGGATGCTCAGAAAGCAATTCAGATGTTTGCCAAAACAAATATTAATGTATTAGGTATCGTCGAAAATATGTCTTATCATAATTGTAGCCAATGCGGTCATCAAGACAGATTATTTGGTGAAGGTGGTGGACAGAAGTTAGCATCCAATTTCAATCTTCCGCTACTAGGCCAGTTACCTTTAGACCAACATATTCGCAATCACTGTGATATTGGCCAACCTACAGCAATTTTAGCGAATAATGAATTATCAACAATTTTTACTAAAACAGCATTAAATTTAGCCATTAATATAGCAAAAAAACCTTTAAATTACGCCGACCGATTTCCACCTATCGTAGTCGAATAA
- a CDS encoding UvrD-helicase domain-containing protein yields the protein MLKDSKQREQATDPKCSFIVQAPAGSGKTELLTQRYLRLLSTVTSPEQIVALTFTRKAASEMRERIITALQRAEHGVEANTLHQQLTQRYAKDALNHSLKYNWQLLKQPGCLKIMTIDALCQTISQAIFLNDEQIPYAKVSEDSHDLYQQAIRDWLTDVLNKDFLHNPLKILLHHLDNRQDRLVLLLSDLLKTREQWLPAVYAAHEQTKKNFEQALYLIEQHELQRFLSSFPSILCEELRKLCSQFAMLDLEINQSRQPLREWTTVNQFNRQVANCLASLLLTKDNKLRKSFDHHVGLKRDSCNKETYEDLKTRSKNILYNLSNIPQFLKLLIRLKNLPAPYYNDEQWEILQALLALLPLLAAHLHVTFCSKNQVDFTAISQQALLALGDDLYPTDLALYLDHTVHHILVDEFQDTSLQQFQLLKKLVQGWSPEDGKTLFIVGDPMQSIYRFRQAEVGLFIKAREEGLGGVKLIPLELSANFRSTSVIVDWVNDHFSSIFPLHDDIETGAISFHASSAVINSSTESWIKAQQFNDKQQEAEAVVQLVEQELINYPKDTMAILVRSRTHLAEIVPLLRRKKIPFQGVEVEKLSSLAHLVDIWSLTKALLMPANRLAWLAALRSPWCGISLKDLYQIANFNKHRSIYYTLAHLDKLTQLSKEGLIRARYFYTVMQQALNTRQQKPLIESLIEIIKQLHGDLLLSDSQQLDIEQFFNLLNRFTKDGQINDIKQFEIEFKRLYSQNTSSSRLHIMTIHKSKGLEFDTIILPSLGSKSQQQDRPLIRWLKLPRQVGDDLLLMSPIRAAQQEQCLLYNYLSDIDAEKDSYEQQRLLYVAVTRTKKRLYLFDNHQKLTPNTLREFLSKQSFTSIDYPPSISNLQVILPILKRLPLEHYIQAKEIPPLARSHISIEQDILTSQTNEAIYELLYWIFNNHPKDITELPWIMLQKRLQMMGFTHSEQTKTILTIQSQIAAMLTSELGQWLCKLHTDERNQYELLINEDGYIKTRLIDRTFYDQGAYWLINFKTTPATQEQQRLDQEELNKNIEPLKEIIKVPMQLGIYYLPTQFWLSWKVENKAQINTCTLL from the coding sequence ATGCTTAAGGATAGTAAGCAACGTGAACAAGCAACCGATCCAAAATGTTCTTTTATTGTTCAAGCACCAGCTGGCTCAGGTAAAACAGAGTTATTAACCCAACGTTATTTAAGGTTACTAAGTACAGTAACTTCACCTGAGCAAATTGTTGCCTTAACTTTTACACGCAAAGCAGCCAGTGAAATGCGTGAGCGAATTATAACCGCCTTACAACGCGCAGAACATGGTGTTGAAGCCAATACGCTTCATCAGCAATTAACTCAGCGCTATGCTAAAGACGCTTTAAATCATAGTTTAAAATACAATTGGCAGCTCCTTAAACAGCCAGGTTGCTTAAAAATTATGACTATTGATGCATTGTGTCAAACCATTAGTCAGGCCATTTTTTTAAATGATGAGCAAATTCCTTACGCTAAAGTAAGTGAAGATTCGCACGATCTTTATCAACAAGCAATACGCGATTGGTTAACTGATGTACTTAACAAAGACTTTTTACATAATCCCTTAAAAATATTACTTCATCATCTTGATAATCGCCAAGATCGATTAGTTCTTTTACTAAGTGACCTACTTAAAACGCGGGAGCAATGGTTGCCTGCTGTTTATGCAGCACACGAGCAGACAAAGAAAAATTTTGAACAAGCTCTTTACTTGATTGAGCAACATGAATTACAGCGCTTTCTTAGTAGTTTTCCCTCAATACTATGTGAAGAGCTACGTAAATTATGTTCGCAATTTGCCATGCTTGATTTAGAAATAAATCAATCAAGACAACCACTAAGAGAGTGGACAACAGTTAATCAATTTAATCGCCAAGTAGCAAACTGCTTAGCTTCTTTACTACTAACTAAAGATAATAAGCTACGGAAAAGCTTTGATCACCATGTGGGTTTAAAACGAGATAGTTGTAACAAAGAAACTTATGAGGATTTAAAAACTAGAAGTAAAAATATTTTATATAATTTAAGCAACATTCCACAATTTTTAAAATTATTAATCCGTTTAAAAAATCTTCCAGCTCCCTATTATAATGATGAGCAATGGGAAATTTTACAAGCACTACTTGCACTTTTACCTTTGTTAGCTGCCCACCTACATGTCACTTTTTGTAGCAAAAATCAAGTAGACTTTACTGCTATTTCACAACAAGCTTTACTTGCACTTGGTGATGATTTATATCCTACAGACTTAGCTCTTTACCTTGATCATACGGTTCATCATATTCTTGTTGATGAATTTCAAGATACATCTTTGCAGCAGTTTCAACTGCTTAAAAAACTTGTTCAAGGCTGGAGCCCAGAAGATGGTAAAACATTATTTATTGTTGGTGATCCTATGCAGTCAATTTATCGTTTTAGACAAGCTGAAGTAGGATTATTTATTAAAGCGCGTGAAGAAGGATTAGGTGGTGTTAAGTTAATACCACTTGAGCTTAGTGCGAATTTCCGATCTACTTCAGTGATTGTTGATTGGGTTAATGATCACTTTAGCTCTATTTTTCCTCTTCATGATGACATTGAAACCGGCGCTATTTCGTTTCACGCCTCTAGTGCTGTAATAAATTCATCCACAGAAAGCTGGATAAAGGCGCAACAATTTAACGATAAACAACAAGAAGCAGAAGCAGTTGTTCAATTAGTTGAACAAGAATTAATTAATTATCCAAAAGATACCATGGCTATATTGGTGCGCTCACGTACCCATTTAGCGGAAATAGTTCCTTTGCTGCGACGAAAAAAAATTCCTTTTCAAGGCGTAGAAGTTGAAAAGTTATCAAGTTTGGCACATTTAGTTGATATTTGGTCATTGACTAAAGCGTTACTGATGCCTGCTAATCGGCTAGCTTGGTTAGCTGCTCTAAGAAGTCCCTGGTGTGGCATTTCTTTAAAGGACTTATATCAAATCGCTAATTTTAATAAGCATCGTTCAATTTATTATACACTGGCTCACTTAGATAAATTAACACAATTAAGCAAAGAAGGTTTAATTCGCGCCCGTTATTTTTATACTGTTATGCAACAGGCTTTAAATACTCGTCAGCAAAAACCGTTAATAGAATCCTTAATTGAAATTATCAAACAGTTGCATGGTGATTTACTATTAAGTGATTCACAACAATTAGACATTGAACAATTTTTTAATTTGCTCAATAGATTTACGAAAGATGGGCAAATTAATGATATAAAACAATTTGAAATAGAGTTCAAACGACTCTACTCTCAAAATACGTCGTCTTCACGACTACATATTATGACTATTCATAAATCCAAAGGCCTGGAGTTTGATACTATTATTCTACCGAGCTTGGGCAGTAAATCGCAGCAACAGGATAGACCGCTAATTCGCTGGTTAAAATTACCTAGACAAGTTGGTGATGACTTACTCCTTATGTCTCCTATTCGGGCAGCTCAGCAAGAGCAATGTCTCTTATATAATTATTTATCAGATATTGACGCCGAAAAGGATAGCTATGAACAGCAGCGCCTTTTATATGTTGCTGTAACACGTACTAAAAAAAGGCTTTATCTTTTTGATAATCACCAAAAATTAACGCCTAATACTTTACGTGAATTCTTAAGTAAACAATCATTTACCTCCATAGATTACCCTCCTTCCATATCCAACCTACAAGTGATATTACCTATATTAAAGCGCCTACCTTTAGAGCACTACATACAAGCTAAAGAAATACCACCTCTAGCGCGATCACATATATCAATTGAACAAGATATATTGACCAGCCAAACGAATGAAGCTATTTATGAGTTACTCTATTGGATTTTTAACAATCATCCAAAAGATATTACTGAATTACCTTGGATTATGCTTCAGAAGCGATTGCAAATGATGGGCTTTACTCACAGTGAGCAAACTAAAACCATTCTTACTATTCAATCCCAAATTGCAGCAATGCTAACAAGTGAGCTTGGTCAATGGCTTTGTAAATTGCATACAGATGAACGTAATCAATATGAATTACTAATTAATGAAGATGGCTACATTAAAACGAGATTAATTGATAGAACGTTTTATGATCAGGGTGCCTATTGGTTAATTAATTTTAAAACAACCCCTGCTACCCAAGAACAGCAACGATTAGATCAAGAAGAATTAAATAAAAATATAGAACCTTTAAAAGAGATCATTAAGGTGCCAATGCAGTTAGGGATTTATTATCTTCCAACCCAATTTTGGCTATCTTGGAAAGTCGAAAATAAAGCACAGATTAATACTTGTACATTGCTCTGA
- a CDS encoding Ku protein, giving the protein MTKPVWKGYISFGLVAIPVNLYPVEKKNELRFHLLDARDQSRVRYERVNAETGKEVPWDEIVKAYEFQKGSYVVLDDEDFKHAAPEAFKSIDIEEFVDLSDISSLYFDRPYYMVPDSSNKKAYVLLREALKKTEKVGIAKIVIRNREYLTLILPHEEALILYVIRYHQEIRSENEFDFPNEGLKAYHINDREIKIATDLIHEMSAKWKPEKYHDEYRDALMKWIEEKKSTKTTKRKAEEPTEKNDDLIDFMTLLKNSLKNTSRRSTSKDEKKSR; this is encoded by the coding sequence ATGACAAAACCAGTTTGGAAAGGATATATATCATTTGGATTAGTGGCAATTCCTGTCAATTTATACCCCGTTGAGAAAAAAAATGAGTTGCGTTTTCATCTTTTAGATGCACGCGATCAATCGCGGGTTCGCTATGAGCGGGTTAATGCAGAAACAGGCAAAGAAGTTCCTTGGGATGAGATTGTTAAAGCGTATGAATTTCAAAAAGGTAGTTATGTCGTTCTTGATGATGAGGATTTTAAGCACGCCGCACCTGAAGCATTTAAATCAATTGATATAGAGGAATTTGTCGATTTAAGTGATATTAGTTCCCTTTATTTTGATAGACCTTATTACATGGTCCCAGATAGCTCTAATAAAAAGGCATATGTTTTATTGCGCGAAGCTTTAAAGAAAACTGAAAAAGTTGGTATAGCTAAAATTGTCATTCGCAATCGAGAATATCTAACTTTAATTTTACCTCATGAAGAAGCTTTGATTTTATATGTTATTCGTTATCATCAGGAAATTCGTAGTGAAAATGAATTTGATTTTCCTAATGAAGGCTTAAAAGCTTACCATATTAATGATCGGGAAATAAAAATTGCTACTGATCTAATTCATGAAATGAGTGCAAAATGGAAGCCAGAGAAGTATCATGATGAATATCGTGATGCATTAATGAAATGGATTGAAGAGAAGAAATCGACGAAGACTACGAAAAGAAAAGCAGAAGAACCTACAGAGAAAAATGACGATTTAATTGATTTTATGACGTTACTTAAAAATAGCCTCAAAAACACCAGTCGCCGTTCGACTAGTAAAGACGAGAAAAAAAGTAGATAA